One part of the Melioribacteraceae bacterium genome encodes these proteins:
- a CDS encoding KamA family radical SAM protein: protein MELWQQMVRDSIHTVDQLVEKFNIDRKVAEGLDEFFQARINPYYLSLIRYPGDPIWLQCVPDVQELEDLDGYEDPLQEDAMSPVPNITHRYPDRALFLTTSQCGMYCRFCTRKRKVGNSDKISMRQLESAFKYLEEHKEIRDVIMSGGDPLMLTDTMLEKILQRLRSIPHIEIIRLGTKMPCVLPHRITPKLCEMLKKYHPIYINTHFNHPWEITPESTKACEMLANAGCPVQNQSVLMKGVNDDAEVMRELFTKLLKIRVKPYYLYMADETRGANHFRTSIDKGLEIMFALRGNISGLAIPHFVIDAPGGGGKIPILPQYVLHKDENSIVLRNFKNQIYAYHESKNSNGNGNGNGNGNGKKNDAEKIEVEIAAKKNGSSRKPKNYKDVSEVKVTTMEPSKN, encoded by the coding sequence ATGGAACTCTGGCAGCAAATGGTTAGAGACAGCATTCATACGGTTGATCAACTTGTAGAGAAGTTCAACATAGACCGGAAGGTCGCAGAAGGGCTCGACGAATTTTTCCAGGCGAGAATAAATCCTTACTACCTGAGTCTGATCCGTTATCCGGGAGATCCGATCTGGCTTCAGTGCGTTCCGGATGTTCAGGAACTCGAGGACCTCGACGGTTACGAAGATCCTCTTCAGGAGGATGCCATGAGTCCTGTTCCGAATATTACCCACAGATATCCGGATCGTGCGCTCTTTCTTACTACCAGCCAGTGCGGTATGTATTGCAGATTCTGCACACGCAAAAGGAAAGTAGGCAACTCAGATAAAATCTCTATGCGGCAGCTGGAATCCGCATTTAAATACCTCGAAGAACATAAAGAGATCAGGGACGTAATTATGTCCGGCGGAGATCCGCTAATGTTAACTGATACAATGCTCGAGAAGATACTCCAGCGGTTGCGTTCAATCCCTCACATAGAGATTATAAGGCTCGGGACAAAGATGCCCTGCGTACTTCCCCACAGGATAACACCAAAGCTGTGCGAGATGCTTAAGAAATATCACCCGATCTATATAAACACACATTTCAACCATCCCTGGGAGATTACTCCGGAAAGCACTAAAGCGTGCGAAATGCTGGCTAATGCAGGGTGCCCGGTTCAAAATCAGTCGGTTCTGATGAAAGGGGTTAACGACGATGCTGAAGTAATGAGAGAACTCTTTACGAAGCTTCTTAAAATCAGAGTGAAACCTTATTATCTTTATATGGCCGACGAAACCAGAGGGGCAAATCATTTCCGTACATCAATTGATAAAGGTCTGGAGATCATGTTTGCTCTGCGCGGTAACATAAGCGGGCTTGCAATTCCACACTTTGTAATCGATGCTCCCGGCGGTGGGGGTAAGATACCGATATTACCTCAATACGTTCTCCATAAGGACGAAAACAGTATTGTGCTTAGAAATTTTAAGAACCAGATCTATGCTTATCATGAATCTAAGAACAGTAACGGGAATGGCAATGGGAACGGAAACGGTAACGGGAAGAAAAATGATGCGGAAAAAATTGAGGTGGAAATTGCTGCTAAGAAAAACGGATCTTCCAGGAAACCGAAAAACTACAAGGATGTTTCTGAGGTTAAAGTGACAACAATGGAACCAAGCAAAAACTGA
- a CDS encoding GNAT family N-acetyltransferase: MIRKLQSDDREQIATIIEGTDNFSTEEKKIAVELIDEAIANPNHEYYNVFVYDEEGKILGYHCTGKRALTDGTFDMFWIVVDNRTQNKGVGKKLINHAESFVKENNGRWILAETSSKDNYEATRNFYFRNNYSIVAEIRDFYKLNDHLIVFGKYIK; encoded by the coding sequence ATGATACGCAAGCTGCAATCTGACGACAGAGAACAAATAGCAACTATAATAGAAGGGACTGATAATTTCAGTACCGAAGAGAAAAAAATTGCAGTCGAATTGATCGATGAAGCAATTGCTAATCCGAATCATGAATACTATAACGTATTTGTTTATGATGAGGAAGGAAAAATTCTGGGATATCACTGTACGGGTAAAAGAGCACTTACCGACGGAACATTCGACATGTTCTGGATTGTTGTTGATAACAGGACACAGAACAAAGGAGTCGGGAAAAAGCTGATAAACCATGCAGAAAGTTTTGTTAAAGAGAATAACGGAAGATGGATTCTGGCAGAGACATCTTCCAAAGACAATTATGAAGCAACAAGGAATTTCTATTTCAGGAATAACTATTCGATAGTGGCCGAGATAAGAGATTTCTATAAACTAAATGATCATTTAATTGTTTTCGGAAAATATATAAAATAA
- a CDS encoding ATP-grasp domain-containing protein, giving the protein MNVDRKILICFNEPTRFYNNYLGKEISDENQNIDLSERDFLKQIDSIQKILSKRYISVETLPVNSDVRSAIKKINNYSPDVILNFVESVEGVSNLESYVAGLFDLLGIPYTGNNPICLGNCLVKSRTKQILNSHGIKTPRHYIAKLNHIPTPKELLLRYPAILKLAREDASIGISEFSVVENHESLKQRLHYLFSTYKQEVIIEEYIEGRELNVAILGDQILPISEIRFDGLPDELPKIITYEAKWSPDSIYYKHTTPKCPAPLEKKLKIKIEQMAMDAYKALECRDYARVDIRLNSRNIPYVIEVNPNPDISPDSGFVRSAAAAGINYEDLLYRLTMLALERRQYDTQAAI; this is encoded by the coding sequence ATGAATGTAGACCGGAAAATATTAATCTGTTTTAATGAGCCGACCCGTTTTTATAACAACTATCTCGGCAAGGAGATATCTGATGAAAATCAGAACATCGATCTTTCCGAGCGCGATTTCCTGAAACAGATCGACAGTATACAGAAAATCCTTTCGAAACGTTATATAAGTGTAGAAACACTTCCGGTAAACAGCGATGTCCGTTCCGCAATTAAAAAAATAAATAATTACTCACCCGATGTAATTCTCAATTTTGTAGAATCAGTTGAAGGTGTTTCGAATCTTGAGAGTTATGTAGCAGGATTGTTCGATCTTTTAGGAATCCCTTATACAGGAAACAATCCGATCTGTCTTGGCAATTGCCTGGTAAAATCCAGGACAAAACAGATTCTGAATTCGCACGGAATAAAAACACCGAGACATTACATAGCAAAATTAAATCACATTCCCACTCCAAAAGAATTATTACTCAGATACCCGGCAATATTAAAACTTGCGCGCGAGGATGCTAGTATCGGCATCTCCGAGTTCTCTGTTGTAGAGAATCATGAATCGCTTAAGCAGAGACTCCATTACCTGTTCTCTACATACAAACAGGAAGTAATTATTGAAGAGTATATTGAAGGCCGGGAGCTGAATGTTGCAATACTCGGTGATCAGATCCTTCCTATTTCAGAGATACGATTCGACGGATTGCCCGATGAACTTCCGAAAATTATAACATACGAAGCTAAATGGTCGCCCGATAGTATCTATTATAAGCACACTACACCGAAGTGCCCTGCCCCGCTCGAAAAGAAACTCAAAATAAAAATCGAGCAGATGGCAATGGATGCTTATAAAGCCCTTGAGTGCAGAGACTATGCCCGTGTTGATATAAGATTGAACAGCAGGAATATTCCTTACGTTATTGAAGTTAATCCCAATCCCGATATTTCTCCAGATTCGGGATTTGTCCGTTCGGCTGCAGCTGCCGGAATTAATTACGAAGATTTACTTTACCGGCTTACAATGCTGGCTTTAGAAAGAAGACAATATGATACGCAAGCTGCAATCTGA
- a CDS encoding D-alanine--D-alanine ligase, producing MELNKKLKVALTYNVKPEESSFESAQLSLKSKNSSQFNDTYAEWDTFETINAIKDALELHHDVTMIEANEDAFEKFRRLRPEIVFNVAECANGISREAQIPAMLDMLSIPYTGSDPLTLTTCLDKSRTKEVLAYNGVPTSRFMFAESVDDLKDFNLSFPVMMKPVSEGSGKGIFNSSYINNIDDLRVRLKENLAEYDQPFIIEEYLPGREFTVAILGNNSDTEVLPIVEINFDQLPGNLLPIYSFEAKWVVDTRENPLNIFTCPAKIDLKLEKKIKDVALKTYRVLRCRDWSRIDLRLDSKGVPNIIEVNPLPGILPKPEDNSCFPKAARANGMTYNEMINKVLLTAAKRHNLL from the coding sequence TTGGAACTAAATAAAAAATTAAAAGTAGCGCTTACATATAATGTCAAACCGGAAGAATCCTCTTTCGAATCCGCACAACTCTCTCTTAAATCAAAAAATTCTTCTCAGTTCAACGATACATATGCCGAGTGGGATACATTCGAAACAATAAACGCAATCAAAGACGCTCTTGAACTCCATCACGATGTAACAATGATAGAAGCAAACGAAGATGCATTCGAAAAATTCCGCCGGTTGCGCCCCGAGATTGTTTTTAACGTAGCCGAATGTGCAAACGGAATCAGCCGCGAAGCTCAGATACCGGCTATGCTCGATATGCTTTCAATCCCATACACCGGTTCGGATCCGTTAACTCTTACCACCTGTCTCGACAAATCGAGAACGAAGGAAGTGCTTGCTTATAACGGCGTACCTACATCCCGTTTTATGTTCGCTGAAAGTGTGGATGACTTAAAGGATTTCAATCTCTCTTTTCCTGTAATGATGAAGCCGGTTTCTGAAGGCTCGGGTAAAGGAATATTTAATTCGTCATATATCAATAATATTGATGACCTGAGAGTAAGATTGAAGGAAAATCTAGCCGAATACGATCAGCCATTTATTATTGAAGAGTATCTTCCGGGAAGAGAGTTTACGGTTGCCATACTGGGAAATAATTCGGATACTGAAGTACTTCCTATAGTTGAGATCAATTTTGATCAGCTCCCCGGAAACCTGCTGCCGATATATTCTTTTGAAGCCAAGTGGGTGGTAGATACAAGAGAGAATCCTCTTAATATTTTCACATGTCCTGCAAAAATCGACTTAAAGCTTGAAAAGAAGATTAAAGATGTTGCTCTCAAAACTTACAGGGTTCTCAGATGCAGGGATTGGAGCAGAATAGATCTTCGTCTGGATTCAAAAGGTGTGCCGAATATTATAGAAGTTAACCCGCTTCCGGGAATTCTGCCAAAGCCCGAAGACAATTCCTGTTTTCCGAAAGCTGCCCGCGCAAACGGAATGACATACAACGAGATGATAAACAAAGTTCTTTTAACCGCGGCAAAGAGACATAATTTATTATGA
- the recG gene encoding ATP-dependent DNA helicase RecG, giving the protein MPDILSQSVQYLKSVGPKRSESFAKIGINTIRDLLMYFPSRYLDRSTILNSVKVLQHIREGYEGEVTIIGEVVSRDLIRYGKKQIFKLRLKDGSGFFECVWFQGIKYFKDIFNPGDYYAISAKPVLTKYGHLQFVHPDFDRLAEKESKDFLHTGKIIPFYRVPKELRTANLGDFSLRRIINFAVENYSGNMPETLPEDLIQAKGLPDINSTIQNLHFPSGTDLLETAWRRIKFEELFYFECMVALRKSFLKKKGNGIAFKVRSEPLKKFLASIPFSLTASQLKVLSEIRKDLESDRPMNRLLQGDVGSGKTIVALIGIFIAISNGYQAILMSPTEILADQHYKRITGMLEPFGMKVGLLIGGQSRSERKKLLQQIKSGEVNLIIGTHALIEENVEYDNPGLVVIDEQHRFGVVQRSRLIRKGIQPDVLVMTATPIPRTLSMTLYGDLDVSIIDQMPLNRRPVKTYLRGEKKLNDVYDFIIDKSRAGYQTFMVYPLVDESEKLELKAAETYYNELKQNHLQELKIGLIHGRMNWRQKEKVMSEFAEKKYDVLVSTTVIEVGIDVPDANIIVINDAHRFGLSQLHQLRGRVGRSDKQAYCILITKDDLAVKTGQFSFNFDYLSPEQIERNKSIIRLNAMISNSSGFNLAEVDMKLRGTGDIFGTKQSGLPEFRYANIVSDFDLLVSARETAFEIINDDPTLDRDKNSVIKKNLRENFSSNILLSQIA; this is encoded by the coding sequence ATGCCCGATATTCTTTCGCAATCCGTTCAATATTTGAAATCGGTAGGACCCAAACGTTCGGAATCATTTGCCAAAATCGGCATTAATACAATCAGGGATTTGTTGATGTATTTCCCCTCCAGATACCTGGACCGTTCAACAATTCTGAACAGTGTTAAAGTACTTCAGCATATCCGTGAAGGATACGAAGGTGAAGTGACAATTATCGGCGAAGTAGTTAGCAGAGATTTAATCCGCTACGGTAAAAAACAGATCTTCAAATTAAGGTTGAAAGACGGATCCGGATTTTTTGAATGCGTCTGGTTTCAGGGTATCAAATATTTTAAGGACATATTCAATCCCGGTGATTACTATGCAATCTCTGCAAAACCGGTTCTTACCAAATACGGACATCTTCAGTTCGTTCATCCTGATTTCGACAGGTTAGCCGAAAAGGAATCGAAGGATTTTTTACATACAGGTAAAATTATTCCCTTCTACCGCGTTCCAAAGGAACTACGGACAGCAAACCTGGGTGATTTCAGTCTGAGGAGGATAATTAACTTTGCCGTAGAAAATTATTCCGGCAACATGCCGGAAACGCTTCCGGAAGATTTAATCCAGGCAAAAGGGCTTCCTGACATAAATTCAACTATACAAAATCTTCACTTCCCTTCCGGTACCGATCTGCTTGAAACTGCCTGGAGACGGATAAAATTCGAAGAGTTGTTCTATTTCGAATGTATGGTTGCTCTTCGAAAATCATTTCTAAAGAAAAAAGGGAACGGAATTGCTTTTAAAGTCCGCAGCGAACCGTTAAAAAAATTTCTTGCTTCAATACCATTCAGTCTGACTGCCTCGCAATTAAAAGTACTTTCTGAAATCCGAAAGGATCTTGAAAGTGACCGTCCGATGAACCGGCTGCTGCAGGGGGATGTTGGGAGCGGTAAAACGATCGTCGCACTCATTGGAATCTTTATAGCCATTTCAAATGGCTACCAGGCAATTCTTATGTCCCCAACCGAAATTCTCGCCGATCAACACTATAAACGGATTACCGGAATGCTTGAACCGTTCGGAATGAAGGTAGGACTTCTAATAGGGGGACAGAGTAGATCCGAACGGAAAAAACTTCTGCAACAGATTAAATCGGGTGAAGTCAACTTAATTATCGGGACACATGCGCTTATAGAAGAGAACGTGGAATACGACAATCCCGGGCTGGTGGTTATCGACGAGCAACACCGTTTCGGTGTGGTTCAGCGTTCAAGACTTATAAGAAAAGGGATCCAGCCGGATGTACTTGTTATGACAGCAACTCCTATCCCAAGGACCCTTTCGATGACTTTGTACGGCGACCTCGATGTTTCGATTATCGATCAGATGCCTCTTAACAGGAGACCGGTCAAGACTTATCTACGCGGTGAGAAAAAATTAAATGATGTATATGATTTTATAATCGACAAATCCCGTGCGGGATACCAGACGTTCATGGTTTACCCGCTTGTTGATGAATCCGAAAAGCTTGAACTGAAAGCTGCCGAAACTTACTATAACGAGCTTAAGCAGAACCATCTCCAGGAATTAAAAATCGGTTTGATACATGGACGGATGAACTGGCGGCAGAAGGAAAAAGTGATGTCCGAATTTGCCGAAAAGAAATATGATGTATTGGTTTCGACCACTGTTATTGAGGTCGGAATCGACGTGCCCGATGCGAACATAATTGTAATTAACGATGCCCACAGGTTCGGGCTTTCGCAGCTTCACCAGCTTCGCGGAAGAGTTGGACGCAGCGATAAGCAGGCCTACTGCATTTTAATTACGAAGGATGATCTGGCAGTAAAAACAGGTCAGTTCAGCTTTAACTTCGATTATCTTTCGCCGGAACAGATAGAGAGGAACAAATCGATCATCAGACTGAATGCGATGATCAGCAACTCAAGCGGTTTTAATCTGGCAGAAGTCGATATGAAGCTGAGAGGAACAGGTGACATCTTCGGAACGAAGCAGAGCGGTCTTCCAGAATTCAGATATGCCAACATTGTTTCTGACTTTGATCTTCTAGTTTCCGCCCGCGAGACTGCATTTGAAATTATAAACGACGATCCTACACTTGACAGGGATAAAAATTCAGTCATAAAAAAAAATCTCCGGGAAAATTTCTCGAGCAACATTCTTCTGTCACAGATCGCATGA
- a CDS encoding NAD(P)H-dependent glycerol-3-phosphate dehydrogenase → MRISVLGAGGWGTTLAILLHHNGHQVTLWEYKKNYAKTIHRSRENKIYLPGIKIPKEINIEHSLEESSVNKHMIVIAVPSQFVRGVMHQMKRYDFSNTTFVSVAKGIEKETLLTVSQVIKSELKHLSDSQVGVLSGPSHAEEVSRKIPTAVVAASRDENTAKQIQSAFITSYFRVYSSTDLLGVEYGGALKNVIAVGAGIIDGAKFGDNTKAAIMTRGIAEISRLGIGLGARPETFSGLSGMGDLIVTCMSKHSRNRFVGEQIGKGKKLKDVLKSMQMVAEGVETCRSVHQLSQEHKIPTPICSAVYKILFEDRDPIKVTYELMTRDMKPELE, encoded by the coding sequence ATGAGAATATCGGTTCTCGGAGCCGGTGGCTGGGGTACCACTTTAGCTATTCTTCTTCATCATAACGGCCATCAGGTTACGTTATGGGAATACAAAAAAAATTACGCTAAGACAATCCACCGTTCCCGCGAAAATAAAATCTACCTGCCGGGTATTAAAATTCCTAAAGAAATAAATATAGAACACTCTCTCGAAGAGAGTTCTGTAAACAAACACATGATCGTCATTGCAGTCCCTTCTCAGTTTGTCCGGGGTGTAATGCACCAGATGAAACGATACGATTTCAGCAATACGACTTTTGTAAGTGTGGCCAAGGGAATTGAAAAGGAGACTCTACTTACTGTCTCCCAGGTAATTAAAAGCGAACTTAAGCATTTAAGCGATTCGCAGGTAGGAGTCCTCTCCGGACCCAGTCATGCCGAAGAAGTGAGCCGTAAAATCCCTACTGCTGTAGTTGCAGCGTCCAGAGATGAAAATACCGCCAAACAGATTCAATCGGCTTTTATTACTTCGTATTTCCGCGTTTATTCATCAACCGATCTGTTAGGGGTTGAATATGGCGGAGCTCTTAAAAATGTAATTGCTGTGGGCGCAGGAATAATTGACGGCGCAAAATTCGGTGATAATACAAAAGCCGCTATTATGACCCGCGGAATAGCCGAGATCTCGCGACTCGGTATAGGTCTCGGTGCCAGACCGGAAACCTTTTCAGGTCTCTCGGGTATGGGCGACCTTATTGTTACTTGTATGAGCAAGCACAGCCGTAACCGATTTGTAGGCGAGCAGATCGGCAAGGGAAAGAAACTTAAAGATGTACTCAAATCGATGCAGATGGTTGCCGAAGGTGTTGAAACCTGCAGGTCTGTTCACCAGTTATCGCAGGAGCATAAAATTCCCACACCGATCTGTTCGGCGGTTTATAAAATTTTATTTGAGGATAGAGACCCGATCAAAGTAACCTACGAACTCATGACCCGGGATATGAAACCCGAGCTTGAGTAA
- the plsY gene encoding glycerol-3-phosphate 1-O-acyltransferase PlsY: MLNLIFVVVLSYLVGSIPTSIILSKLLKGIDIRQHGSGNAGGTNVFRVLGWKWGVLTIILDAFKGAIAVVLVARLYLDSFPFSNITPFDDFTLVQIICGIAAVIGHIWTVFAGFKGGKGIATALGFLITLITIDMLLALAVFTLTVTLSRYISLGSMMAAVSLPIILVVRENIFGVEIPGYQTILPFVVGLVLLVLYTHRKNIDRLIKGSESKISLFNKK; encoded by the coding sequence ATGCTTAATTTAATTTTTGTAGTTGTTTTATCCTATCTGGTTGGTTCTATTCCTACGAGTATAATTCTAAGTAAATTATTAAAAGGTATTGATATAAGGCAGCACGGTAGCGGAAATGCCGGCGGTACAAATGTATTCCGTGTTTTGGGATGGAAATGGGGAGTTCTAACGATCATTCTCGATGCTTTTAAAGGTGCCATCGCTGTAGTACTTGTTGCCCGTCTATATCTTGATAGTTTTCCATTCAGTAACATAACTCCATTCGACGATTTCACTCTGGTTCAGATAATTTGTGGTATTGCAGCAGTAATAGGACACATCTGGACAGTCTTTGCAGGATTCAAAGGCGGTAAAGGAATTGCTACAGCACTTGGATTCCTTATTACACTCATAACAATTGATATGCTTTTAGCTCTGGCAGTATTTACTCTTACAGTTACTCTATCCAGATACATTTCTCTCGGTTCAATGATGGCTGCAGTTTCACTACCAATAATTCTGGTGGTAAGAGAGAATATTTTCGGTGTCGAAATTCCCGGATACCAGACTATTCTTCCTTTTGTGGTCGGTCTGGTACTTCTTGTGCTTTATACACACAGGAAGAACATCGACCGTCTTATTAAAGGAAGCGAAAGCAAGATCTCTTTGTTCAACAAGAAATAA
- the ispD gene encoding 2-C-methyl-D-erythritol 4-phosphate cytidylyltransferase: MKVFAIIPSGGKGLRTSSPLPKQYLRFKGKELIAYTIDLFQQSKMIDEIIVSAQRDFFPLINEIKIRNGFTKMRDPVEGGSERQYSVFNAVKSLNASGDDIIVVHDAVRPFLSEEILENSINTAMESGSAVVAIKAKDTLIKGNSDVDSYLDRNQIYYVQTPQVFRYNIFIDSIKKAEKNGFLGTDESMIVYNAGFKVKIVEGSSFNFKITSDDDLKLFGQILK, from the coding sequence ATGAAAGTCTTTGCGATAATACCGTCCGGAGGGAAAGGGTTGCGGACTTCAAGCCCGCTTCCCAAACAATATCTCCGGTTCAAGGGAAAGGAACTTATTGCCTATACTATCGATCTTTTTCAACAATCAAAAATGATCGATGAAATAATAGTTTCAGCACAGCGGGATTTTTTTCCACTTATAAACGAAATAAAAATCCGAAACGGTTTTACAAAAATGCGGGATCCGGTTGAAGGTGGCAGTGAAAGACAATATTCTGTTTTTAATGCAGTTAAATCCTTGAATGCCTCCGGAGATGATATTATAGTTGTTCATGATGCTGTTAGGCCGTTTCTTTCTGAAGAGATTTTAGAGAATTCGATTAACACCGCTATGGAATCTGGCAGCGCTGTTGTCGCTATTAAAGCAAAGGATACACTAATTAAAGGGAACAGCGATGTAGATTCTTATTTGGATCGTAATCAAATTTATTACGTCCAGACACCCCAGGTATTCAGATACAATATTTTTATTGACTCAATTAAAAAGGCCGAAAAAAACGGTTTCCTTGGGACTGATGAGTCGATGATTGTCTATAATGCCGGTTTTAAGGTGAAAATAGTAGAAGGATCGAGTTTTAATTTCAAAATAACCAGTGACGACGATCTCAAACTCTTCGGTCAGATACTAAAATGA
- the queA gene encoding tRNA preQ1(34) S-adenosylmethionine ribosyltransferase-isomerase QueA → MKLSDFKYNLPKTAIAKHPVSPREKAKMMVLNRATGEIEHKIFSDVLEFINKGDVIVVNKTKVMQARLFGKKERTNAKIEVFVLRELNKEENIWDVIVDPARKVRIGNRIYFNDKLWCEVIDNTTSRGRTVRFNEDAGDIFKAIEKIGHTPLPPYIKRDTTPKDKDDYQTIFAEVDGSVAAPTAGLHFSNALIKKVEKKGAKIVPVILHIGLGTFRPVEVEDLTKHKMDSEFFEVPDETAKVINKALQDKKNVFVVGTSTCRALESSVTAEGFSKPNFGWTDKFIFPQYDFKITKKLITNFHQPESTLLMLAAAFADYDFIMKAYKKAMKEGYRFLSYGDAMLIV, encoded by the coding sequence ATGAAGTTATCAGATTTTAAGTATAATCTACCTAAAACTGCGATTGCCAAACACCCGGTCTCCCCGCGCGAAAAGGCAAAAATGATGGTGCTCAATCGTGCAACCGGCGAAATCGAACATAAAATCTTTTCCGATGTTCTGGAATTTATCAACAAAGGAGACGTGATTGTTGTAAACAAAACTAAAGTGATGCAGGCCCGCTTATTCGGTAAAAAGGAAAGAACAAATGCTAAAATAGAAGTCTTTGTTCTTCGTGAACTGAATAAGGAAGAGAATATCTGGGATGTTATTGTTGACCCGGCCAGAAAAGTTAGAATCGGCAACCGGATCTATTTTAATGATAAACTCTGGTGCGAGGTAATTGATAACACAACTTCCAGAGGAAGGACTGTCCGTTTCAACGAGGATGCCGGTGATATATTTAAAGCAATTGAAAAAATTGGTCATACCCCTCTGCCGCCGTACATTAAACGTGATACAACTCCAAAGGATAAGGATGATTACCAGACTATTTTTGCTGAAGTGGACGGATCGGTTGCCGCTCCTACAGCGGGTCTCCATTTCTCGAATGCTCTAATTAAAAAGGTTGAAAAGAAAGGCGCGAAAATTGTCCCGGTAATTCTACATATAGGCCTTGGAACATTTAGACCGGTTGAGGTTGAAGATCTTACAAAACACAAAATGGATTCGGAATTTTTCGAAGTCCCCGATGAAACAGCAAAGGTTATTAACAAGGCCCTTCAGGATAAGAAAAATGTATTTGTTGTTGGAACAAGTACCTGCCGAGCTCTTGAAAGCAGCGTTACTGCCGAAGGATTTTCCAAACCGAATTTCGGCTGGACAGATAAATTCATTTTCCCGCAGTACGACTTTAAGATAACTAAAAAGCTGATCACCAATTTCCATCAGCCGGAATCAACTTTGTTGATGCTTGCCGCTGCTTTTGCTGATTACGATTTTATTATGAAAGCTTATAAGAAAGCTATGAAAGAAGGATATCGCTTTTTAAGTTATGGCGATGCAATGCTGATAGTCTGA